Proteins from one Prevotella sp. E2-28 genomic window:
- a CDS encoding leucine-rich repeat domain-containing protein — MKNYILILLAMLLPLTVCADYTQGSINVTVNGSLQTAVARIDGTNHKVVLGNGYNSCIPYWTEGQLTIPGSVNISDTDYQVEVGPVAFRLCNGLTKITIDEGVQTIGDYAFVGCSSVTEVNLPSTLTSIERGAFVNMASLKIVTSKATAAPAWHLNDVFSSTGTKEGMAEMAASRILYVPEGSCGSYLSTKYDGSARGWETVGWQEAFTRIYELNDNPQEITSLQDLKDFRDAVNGGNQYKGSNNKMVTLTTDLDLSSIDNWTPIGTSVHPFDGVFNGGGHVIKNLNVSGSSNYNGLFGYANKATIYNMHLLNPTVSGPDYVGTVVGYVDGDSHITDILVTSNCSGNDGYTAKATDGSVGGIVGRANNATIERCLFDGWVKGTGWTGGIIGNVNTNVTITDCSASDFVQNTKDLLAEKIPFTGGIVGGAGYVTIERCFARNILSHTGSPSTFPGIIVGGTNNVTTSTIKNCAYLDIGRLLIGQPQTGSNNTLTDNQGYENRSDMNQDKTKSVLGEDNWYYFTGNYIDYPVPSTLKDMYLANCIDEVDGGFTYRPAGEGDASYEIVKYTGSATSLTIPDTYNEKPVTAILDGVFKDNPTLASVTIGRNITSIGASAFENCDALTSVILPDAVTDVGEDAFVGCDELTSFAIGTGFANHKGNFLAYCPKLTTITVADGNTNNYSSVDNVLIHNTDYGSYVVVCAPGKTGDYTIPTGNLTNTYVWIMGNCFASCNGLTSITFPSGKQYKLDGAVFDEAYNLRYVDMSNVTGFINNDRTATTVNVSRSDTDNSFYGMSECTIVYLPAGNSAAQGEANVVIGGNANSIELIDGWDFNPPVTITTTGAVSLRRTLRSKSVIYATTVTDESGNPVYPDDDEKIPLKDKNGNLVYEEDGVTPKYLPKMTSEERFEGRGYTVYLPYALTLTAENAKVYAPTTIATDTGVTTVTFNEVQDKEMAAYTPYYIVVEGKDAVKLSTTDATTIATPPTEEPSQLDGFMFKGTTVKIPNSDLYDAEKPTYLLQSDDKWHKVPYNQPRAYIGPFRAYFQAVGASGTRILNMAFGQDETTAIAPVVRTIDADGTERYYDMNGCQLNGKPRKGMYIHNGKKHINK, encoded by the coding sequence ATGAAAAATTACATACTGATACTGTTAGCTATGCTGCTGCCACTTACGGTGTGTGCTGACTACACACAAGGCAGCATCAACGTGACTGTAAACGGCAGTCTGCAAACCGCCGTCGCTCGAATCGACGGAACTAACCATAAAGTCGTGCTGGGCAATGGATACAACAGTTGTATTCCTTATTGGACAGAGGGGCAACTGACCATACCCGGATCGGTCAATATTAGCGACACAGACTACCAGGTCGAAGTAGGACCGGTGGCCTTCCGCCTGTGCAACGGCCTGACAAAAATCACCATTGACGAGGGGGTGCAGACGATTGGTGACTACGCCTTTGTTGGCTGCTCCTCGGTCACAGAAGTCAACCTTCCTTCCACGCTGACATCCATAGAGCGTGGAGCCTTTGTCAACATGGCTTCGCTGAAGATCGTAACCAGCAAGGCAACAGCGGCTCCAGCATGGCATCTGAACGACGTGTTTAGTTCTACGGGAACAAAAGAGGGTATGGCCGAAATGGCAGCGTCGCGTATCTTATACGTGCCGGAAGGAAGTTGCGGCAGTTACCTCAGCACCAAGTACGACGGTTCGGCGCGCGGCTGGGAGACTGTGGGATGGCAGGAGGCTTTCACGCGTATCTACGAATTGAACGATAACCCGCAGGAGATTACTTCGCTGCAGGACTTGAAAGATTTCCGCGATGCCGTGAACGGTGGCAACCAGTATAAAGGCAGCAACAACAAGATGGTGACACTGACCACAGACCTCGACCTGTCAAGCATTGATAACTGGACGCCTATCGGCACTTCGGTACATCCTTTCGACGGCGTCTTCAATGGTGGTGGCCATGTCATCAAAAACTTAAATGTTAGTGGAAGCTCAAACTACAACGGTCTGTTCGGGTATGCCAACAAAGCCACCATCTATAACATGCATCTGCTGAATCCCACGGTGTCCGGTCCTGACTATGTTGGCACTGTGGTTGGGTATGTTGATGGAGATAGCCATATCACTGACATACTGGTCACCAGTAATTGCTCCGGTAACGATGGCTATACGGCCAAGGCAACGGATGGTAGTGTTGGCGGTATCGTAGGTCGTGCTAATAATGCCACCATTGAGCGCTGTCTGTTCGATGGATGGGTAAAGGGAACTGGTTGGACAGGCGGTATCATCGGTAATGTAAACACTAACGTGACCATCACCGACTGCTCAGCTTCCGACTTTGTACAGAATACGAAAGATTTACTTGCTGAAAAGATACCTTTCACTGGCGGCATTGTTGGTGGTGCCGGTTATGTCACCATTGAGCGCTGTTTTGCGAGAAACATTCTTAGCCATACAGGAAGCCCATCAACATTTCCTGGCATCATCGTGGGAGGCACAAACAATGTGACGACAAGCACTATCAAGAACTGTGCATATTTGGATATAGGAAGATTGTTGATAGGACAGCCTCAAACAGGTAGTAATAATACTTTAACTGATAACCAGGGTTATGAAAACCGATCAGACATGAACCAGGACAAGACCAAGAGTGTCTTGGGCGAGGACAACTGGTACTACTTCACTGGCAACTATATTGACTATCCTGTTCCTTCCACGCTGAAGGACATGTATCTTGCCAACTGTATAGACGAGGTGGACGGCGGTTTCACCTATCGTCCGGCAGGTGAAGGCGACGCGAGTTACGAGATTGTGAAATATACGGGCAGTGCCACGAGCCTCACCATCCCCGACACCTATAACGAAAAGCCCGTCACCGCCATCCTCGACGGAGTGTTCAAGGACAACCCGACGCTGGCGTCCGTCACCATTGGCCGTAACATTACGTCCATCGGTGCCAGTGCCTTTGAGAACTGCGACGCCTTGACAAGCGTTATCCTGCCTGATGCCGTGACCGACGTTGGCGAGGATGCTTTCGTAGGCTGTGACGAGCTCACCAGTTTTGCTATCGGTACAGGCTTCGCCAACCATAAGGGCAACTTCCTGGCCTACTGTCCTAAGCTGACCACAATTACCGTGGCAGACGGTAACACCAATAATTACAGCAGTGTAGATAACGTGCTGATACACAATACAGACTATGGCAGCTATGTCGTAGTCTGCGCTCCAGGCAAGACCGGCGACTATACGATACCTACAGGAAACCTCACAAACACATACGTATGGATAATGGGCAACTGCTTCGCATCTTGCAATGGACTGACCAGTATCACCTTCCCCTCAGGCAAGCAATACAAGCTGGACGGTGCAGTGTTCGACGAGGCATACAACCTTCGCTATGTTGATATGTCGAATGTTACTGGCTTCATTAATAATGACAGGACTGCTACGACGGTGAACGTCAGCCGTAGCGACACCGACAATTCCTTCTATGGCATGAGCGAGTGTACCATCGTCTATCTGCCTGCTGGAAACAGCGCAGCTCAGGGCGAGGCGAATGTCGTTATTGGCGGCAATGCCAACAGCATAGAATTGATAGACGGTTGGGACTTCAATCCGCCAGTCACCATCACGACGACGGGCGCGGTGTCGCTAAGACGTACGCTCAGAAGCAAGAGCGTTATCTATGCAACAACCGTCACCGACGAAAGCGGCAATCCCGTTTATCCCGATGATGACGAAAAGATACCCTTGAAGGATAAAAACGGTAATCTGGTGTATGAAGAGGACGGGGTGACACCGAAGTATCTTCCCAAAATGACATCTGAGGAACGCTTTGAGGGGCGCGGCTACACGGTTTACCTGCCTTATGCGCTGACACTCACAGCAGAGAACGCCAAGGTCTATGCTCCTACAACGATAGCAACCGACACAGGGGTGACCACCGTCACCTTCAACGAGGTGCAAGATAAGGAAATGGCTGCCTACACACCATATTATATCGTTGTGGAGGGTAAAGATGCGGTAAAGCTATCCACTACTGACGCCACCACCATAGCGACTCCGCCTACCGAAGAGCCAAGCCAACTGGACGGTTTCATGTTCAAGGGTACCACGGTTAAAATTCCAAACAGTGATCTCTACGATGCCGAGAAGCCTACCTATCTGCTACAAAGCGACGACAAGTGGCACAAGGTGCCCTACAACCAGCCAAGGGCATATATCGGTCCTTTCCGTGCTTACTTCCAGGCTGTTGGCGCAAGTGGTACACGTATCCTTAACATGGCTTTCGGGCAAGATGAGACTACCGCCATCGCCCCCGTGGTCCGTACCATCGATGCCGACGGCACAGAGCGCTACTACGACATGAACGGTTGTCAACTCAACGGCAAGCCCCGGAAGGGTATGTACATCCATAACGGTAAAAAACACATTAACAAATAG
- a CDS encoding VapE domain-containing protein, with amino-acid sequence MNKNEVLINGGALNAPVVSALAAEQFLTENYCFRRNLLNGKVEFATKSADGQASDYRPLTQEALNSIILRAKREDICEGSNPKTDIVEYIHSEEVCAYNPIREYLDHLPQWDGQNHVAQLFSRLPGISSEQLAFLSIWLRSTVAHWLQMDTLHGNEVVPTLIGAQGCGKTTFFKRLLPAHLRQYFLDHLNLSNKFDKEMALTNNLLVCLDELEAIRPSQHASLKQTLSKSKVNGRPIYGCAQEDRARFASFVSTTNNPHPLSDVTGSRRYICLQIPQGQYIDNSGEIDYEQLYAQVVYELREQKAPYWFNNDEVARIQQLNQEFMGEKDLAKIVEVCFRKPKEGEQVKSISCAQILEIIHEKFSSVDVSMKNRMYLGRTMKELGYEYVDHSHVAFYKAVPKKSA; translated from the coding sequence ATGAACAAAAACGAAGTACTCATCAATGGTGGGGCACTTAATGCTCCTGTCGTATCTGCGCTTGCCGCAGAACAGTTTCTAACCGAAAACTACTGTTTCCGTCGTAATCTTCTGAACGGAAAGGTGGAGTTCGCCACGAAGTCGGCTGATGGTCAGGCATCCGACTATCGTCCGCTGACTCAGGAGGCCCTGAACAGCATCATCCTGCGTGCCAAGCGCGAGGATATCTGCGAGGGCAGTAATCCCAAGACGGACATCGTGGAATATATTCATTCTGAAGAGGTATGCGCGTATAACCCTATCCGCGAATACCTGGACCATCTGCCACAGTGGGACGGACAGAACCACGTGGCTCAGCTCTTCTCACGCCTGCCAGGCATCAGTTCTGAGCAGTTGGCGTTTCTCTCTATCTGGCTCCGCTCTACGGTGGCCCACTGGCTTCAGATGGACACCTTGCATGGAAATGAGGTCGTACCTACGCTTATCGGCGCTCAGGGATGTGGTAAGACCACCTTCTTCAAGCGTCTGCTTCCTGCCCACCTGCGTCAGTATTTTCTGGATCATCTGAACCTCTCGAATAAGTTCGACAAGGAGATGGCCTTGACGAACAACCTACTGGTATGTTTGGATGAGTTGGAGGCCATCCGTCCCAGTCAACATGCATCCTTGAAGCAGACACTCTCTAAGAGTAAGGTAAATGGACGACCCATCTATGGCTGCGCGCAGGAAGACCGCGCCCGCTTTGCCTCGTTCGTCTCAACGACGAATAATCCCCATCCGCTGTCGGACGTCACGGGTAGTCGCCGCTATATCTGTCTGCAGATTCCACAGGGTCAGTATATCGATAACTCTGGCGAGATAGACTATGAGCAGCTCTATGCACAGGTGGTCTATGAGTTGCGTGAGCAGAAAGCGCCTTATTGGTTTAACAATGACGAGGTGGCGCGTATTCAGCAACTCAACCAGGAGTTTATGGGCGAAAAAGATCTGGCAAAGATTGTGGAAGTATGCTTTCGTAAACCCAAAGAAGGCGAACAGGTGAAGTCCATCAGTTGTGCTCAGATACTGGAAATCATTCATGAGAAGTTCAGTTCTGTGGACGTCAGCATGAAGAACCGCATGTATCTGGGACGAACAATGAAGGAGTTGGGCTATGAATATGTGGATCATAGTCATGTAGCCTTCTACAAAGCCGTTCCCAAGAAGTCGGCTTGA
- a CDS encoding DUF4435 domain-containing protein, with product MASRLIDNIDSRYFEAANALRGKTARRRIVAYVESYDDIYFWRTVLNRFENEKRYFEVMLPSKINLTRGKKSVLMNFIGEHVGPDMIACVDADFDYLMQGATEQSRRVINSPYVFHTYVYAIENYQCYAPSLHDVCVAVTLNDRRIFDFTDYFRQFSEACFPLFVWSVWAYRTGHHGRFSLSDFNRVTEPGGFTVQNPEASIANIRRKVGTKIRELQRQYPNNKEAYLRVKDDILALGVTPQTTYLYVQGHHLFDTVVAPILTKVCNLLRQERQNEIYHSQAHRTQKRNEMSCYENSQQDVKSMLKKNIGYQQCPLFLQLQNDIEDFLEPNTTQ from the coding sequence ATGGCTAGCCGACTGATTGATAATATAGACAGCCGTTACTTCGAAGCTGCCAATGCCTTGAGGGGTAAGACGGCGCGTCGTAGAATCGTGGCCTATGTAGAGAGCTACGATGATATCTATTTCTGGCGTACCGTGCTTAATCGTTTTGAGAACGAGAAACGCTATTTCGAGGTGATGCTGCCTTCGAAAATAAACCTGACGCGAGGCAAGAAATCGGTGTTGATGAATTTTATTGGCGAGCATGTGGGGCCTGATATGATAGCCTGTGTAGATGCCGACTTCGACTACCTGATGCAGGGCGCTACGGAGCAGTCGCGCCGCGTCATCAATAGCCCTTACGTATTCCATACTTATGTCTATGCTATTGAGAACTACCAGTGCTATGCTCCCTCGCTGCACGATGTCTGTGTGGCTGTGACCCTTAACGACCGTCGCATCTTTGATTTCACGGACTATTTCCGTCAGTTTAGTGAGGCTTGTTTCCCACTCTTCGTATGGTCTGTATGGGCTTATCGTACAGGACATCACGGACGCTTCTCTCTGTCAGATTTCAATCGTGTCACAGAGCCAGGTGGCTTTACCGTTCAGAATCCAGAAGCCTCTATCGCAAATATTCGTCGCAAGGTGGGTACCAAGATTCGTGAGTTGCAGCGTCAGTATCCTAATAATAAGGAGGCTTATCTGAGGGTGAAGGACGATATCTTGGCTTTAGGTGTTACGCCACAGACCACTTATCTCTATGTGCAGGGGCATCATCTTTTCGATACCGTTGTGGCTCCTATCCTGACCAAGGTGTGCAACCTGCTGCGTCAGGAACGTCAGAACGAGATATACCATTCTCAGGCGCATCGCACACAAAAGCGCAACGAGATGTCTTGTTACGAAAACTCACAGCAGGATGTCAAGTCTATGCTCAAGAAAAACATCGGCTATCAGCAGTGCCCCCTGTTCCTGCAATTACAAAATGATATAGAGGATTTCCTGGAGCCTAATACAACTCAATGA
- a CDS encoding AAA family ATPase has translation MQKYADYIKKIEIDSLWSGKKHIVWELDSQVNILSGINGVGKSTILNKVVKGLAAGGEFPSHMLKGVRLEVVPEDAKWIRYDLIRSVDSNLSQAFTESDGFVRQALTALAGVGGGSLLDIQLYNLQRKYLDYQVNIGNRIIEQLQQGHADAAQQLSQKKTRFQDMVDELFAETGKRIVRTENEIRFTQIGEMLVPYQLSSGEKQMLAILLTALVQDDQPYVLFMDEPEVSLHMEWQKRLIDLVVELNPSVQIIMTTHSPAVVMNGWADRVTEVSEITVNG, from the coding sequence ATGCAGAAGTACGCAGATTATATCAAAAAAATTGAGATTGATTCGCTGTGGAGTGGTAAGAAGCACATCGTGTGGGAACTGGATTCGCAGGTGAATATCCTCAGTGGTATCAATGGCGTGGGTAAGAGCACTATATTAAATAAGGTAGTAAAGGGACTGGCTGCTGGTGGCGAGTTTCCCAGTCACATGCTGAAAGGTGTGAGGCTGGAGGTGGTACCAGAGGATGCCAAATGGATTCGCTATGACTTGATTCGCTCTGTCGATTCGAACCTGTCGCAGGCTTTTACTGAGAGCGATGGTTTCGTACGCCAAGCTCTTACCGCACTTGCTGGGGTAGGAGGAGGCTCTTTACTGGATATACAGTTGTATAATCTGCAACGAAAATATCTGGATTACCAGGTGAACATCGGCAATCGAATCATCGAACAGTTGCAGCAAGGTCATGCTGATGCGGCCCAGCAATTGTCACAGAAAAAGACGCGTTTCCAAGATATGGTGGACGAGCTCTTTGCTGAGACGGGAAAGCGGATTGTCCGTACAGAAAACGAGATCCGATTCACGCAGATAGGCGAAATGTTGGTGCCTTATCAGTTGTCCAGCGGAGAAAAGCAGATGCTGGCTATTCTGCTGACGGCCCTAGTGCAGGACGATCAGCCATACGTGCTCTTTATGGACGAGCCTGAAGTGAGTCTGCACATGGAATGGCAGAAGCGACTCATTGATTTGGTGGTGGAGCTGAATCCCAGCGTCCAGATTATTATGACCACCCACTCGCCAGCCGTGGTGATGAATGGCTGGGCAGACCGTGTGACTGAAGTGAGCGAGATTACCGTCAATGGCTAG
- a CDS encoding FKBP-type peptidyl-prolyl cis-trans isomerase, protein MVKGWVKVLPFYLFTLLPLFTSCSEEASEEEEFANWKERNDLYLTALAEDSMQQAGWQRFKKYSLDQNEEGAVSDYVYVKQIEKGEGTESPLFTDSVRVVYQGRLIPSKSYSKGFVFDGTVYGTYSSKTAYTSRQKVSGLIAGYTTALMHMHKGDYWRIYIPYELGYGESGSGTKVPGYSVLIFDLTLLDISPIGEVMKPWR, encoded by the coding sequence ATGGTTAAGGGCTGGGTAAAGGTTTTACCTTTTTACCTTTTTACCCTTTTACCTTTATTCACGTCATGCAGCGAAGAGGCTTCAGAAGAGGAAGAGTTCGCTAATTGGAAAGAGCGTAACGATTTGTACCTTACTGCGCTGGCAGAGGACTCTATGCAGCAAGCTGGTTGGCAACGTTTCAAGAAATATTCACTCGACCAGAACGAGGAGGGAGCTGTTTCTGACTATGTGTATGTGAAGCAAATAGAAAAGGGTGAGGGAACAGAGTCTCCACTCTTTACTGACTCAGTACGCGTGGTTTATCAAGGCCGCCTCATACCGTCAAAGTCCTATTCCAAGGGATTTGTTTTCGATGGTACGGTTTATGGTACTTATTCCTCAAAAACGGCCTATACCAGTCGTCAGAAGGTGTCCGGTCTGATTGCAGGCTACACAACAGCTTTGATGCATATGCACAAAGGTGACTATTGGCGTATCTATATCCCTTATGAACTGGGTTATGGCGAATCTGGCAGTGGTACAAAGGTGCCCGGCTATAGTGTCTTGATATTTGACCTGACACTGCTGGACATTTCTCCAATAGGTGAGGTCATGAAGCCCTGGCGATGA
- a CDS encoding glycine--tRNA ligase, translating to MAQEDVFKKIVSHCKEYGFVFPSSEIYDGLGAVYDYGQNGVELKNNIKQYWWKAMTMLHENIVGIDSAIFMHPTIWKASGHVDAFNDPLIDNRDSKKRYRADVLIEDQIAKYDEKIQKEVEKARKRFGDSFDEAKYMETSERVKETKEKRDALHARYAEAMQGPDLEALKQIILDEEIVDPISGTKNWTDVRQFNLMFATEMGASADASMKVYLRPETAQGIFVNYLNVQKTGRMKIPFGIAQIGKAFRNEIVARQFIFRMREFEQMEMQFFVQPGTELEWFPKWKETRMKWHQALGFGAENYRFHDHEKLAHYANAATDIEFKMPFGFKEVEGIHSRTNFDLSQHEKYSGKSIKYFDPQTNESYTPYVIETSIGVDRMFLSIMCHAFDEEKLENGETRTVLHLPAALAPVKCAVMPLVKKDGLPEKAREIIDQLKYHFACQYDEKDSIGKRYRRQDAIGTPYCVTVDHDTLNDGCVTLRFRDTMEQERVKISDLNSIIEDKVSIASLLKKLQ from the coding sequence ATGGCACAAGAAGATGTATTTAAGAAGATTGTAAGCCACTGTAAAGAGTATGGTTTCGTATTCCCCTCAAGTGAGATTTACGATGGTTTAGGAGCTGTTTATGACTACGGTCAGAACGGTGTAGAGTTGAAGAATAACATTAAGCAGTATTGGTGGAAGGCTATGACGATGCTTCACGAGAATATCGTGGGTATTGACAGCGCCATCTTTATGCACCCCACTATATGGAAGGCTTCAGGTCACGTTGATGCTTTCAATGATCCCTTGATTGACAACCGCGACTCTAAGAAGCGCTATCGTGCTGACGTACTGATTGAGGATCAGATTGCCAAGTACGACGAGAAGATTCAGAAAGAGGTAGAGAAGGCTCGCAAGCGTTTTGGCGACAGCTTCGATGAGGCTAAGTATATGGAGACCAGCGAGCGCGTGAAAGAGACAAAGGAAAAGCGCGACGCTTTGCATGCCCGCTATGCTGAGGCTATGCAGGGTCCAGACCTCGAGGCTTTGAAGCAGATTATTCTCGACGAGGAAATCGTAGATCCTATCAGCGGTACTAAGAACTGGACCGACGTGCGTCAGTTCAACCTGATGTTCGCTACCGAGATGGGTGCTTCTGCTGATGCTTCTATGAAGGTTTACCTGCGTCCTGAGACGGCTCAGGGTATCTTCGTGAACTATCTGAACGTTCAGAAGACCGGTCGTATGAAGATTCCTTTCGGAATCGCTCAGATTGGTAAGGCTTTCCGTAACGAGATTGTTGCCCGTCAGTTCATCTTCCGTATGCGTGAGTTCGAGCAGATGGAGATGCAGTTCTTCGTACAGCCTGGCACAGAGCTCGAGTGGTTCCCCAAGTGGAAGGAGACACGTATGAAGTGGCATCAGGCTCTGGGCTTTGGTGCTGAGAACTATCGTTTCCACGACCACGAAAAGCTGGCTCACTATGCTAACGCTGCTACTGATATCGAGTTCAAGATGCCATTCGGATTCAAGGAGGTTGAGGGTATCCACTCTCGTACCAACTTCGACCTGAGCCAGCATGAGAAGTACTCTGGCAAGAGCATCAAATACTTCGATCCTCAGACCAACGAGAGTTACACTCCGTATGTCATCGAGACATCAATTGGTGTTGATCGCATGTTCCTGAGCATTATGTGCCACGCCTTCGACGAGGAGAAGTTGGAGAATGGCGAGACACGTACCGTACTGCACCTGCCTGCAGCACTGGCTCCTGTGAAGTGCGCCGTTATGCCACTGGTGAAGAAGGACGGACTGCCCGAGAAGGCTCGTGAAATCATTGACCAGCTGAAGTATCACTTCGCCTGTCAGTATGACGAGAAGGATTCTATCGGTAAGCGTTATCGCCGTCAGGATGCCATTGGTACTCCTTACTGTGTTACCGTTGACCACGATACGCTGAATGACGGTTGTGTAACTCTGCGTTTCCGCGACACTATGGAGCAGGAGCGTGTGAAGATTAGTGACCTGAATAGCATCATTGAGGATAAGGTAAGCATTGCCTCATTACTGAAAAAGCTTCAGTAA